A single region of the Hirundo rustica isolate bHirRus1 chromosome 17, bHirRus1.pri.v3, whole genome shotgun sequence genome encodes:
- the PITPNB gene encoding phosphatidylinositol transfer protein beta isoform isoform X2 produces MVLIKEFRVVLPCSVQEYQVGQLYSVAEASKNETGGGEGIQVLKNEPYEQDGEKGQYTHKIYHLKSKVPGFVRMIAPEGSLVFHEKAWNAYPYCRTIVTNEYMKDDFFIKIETWHKPDLGTTENVHNLDPNTWKSVEVVHIDIADRTQVEPGDYKADEDPALFQSVKTKRGPLGPNWKKELATDEECPKMCAYKLVTIKFKWWGLQNKVENFIQKQEKRIFTNFHRQLFCWIDKWIELTMEDIRRMEDETQKELEAMRKKGSVRGTLAADV; encoded by the exons ATGGTGCTGATCAAGGAGTT cCGAGTGGTTTTACCTTGCTCAGTGCAAGAG tatCAAGTTGGGCAACTTTACTCTGTGGCAGAAGCTAGCAAAAACGAAACAGGAGGCGGGGAAGGAATTCAAGTCTTAAAAAACGAGCCTTATGAACAGGATGGCGAGAAGGGACAATATACTCACAAAATCTATCACTTAAAGAG taAAGTCCCTGGGTTTGTAAGGATGATTGCTCCAGAAGGCTCCCTGGTGTTCCACGAGAAGGCCTGGAATGCATATCCCTACTGTAGAACAA TTGTGACA AATGAATACATGAAAGATGACTTCTTCATAAAAATTGAGACCTGGCATAAACCAGATTTGGGAACAACAGAGAAC gtgCACAATTTAGATCCAAACACGTGGAAGAGTGTTGAGGTTGTCCACATTGACATTGCAGATAGAACTCAAGTAGAACCAGGA GACTACAAAGCTGATGAAGATCCTGCATTATTCCAGTCAGTTAAGACGAAGAGAGGACCTCTGGGGCCGAACTGGAAG AAGGAGTTAGCAACCGATGAGGAGTGTCCCAAAATGTGTGCTTATAAATTGGTGACCATCAAATTTAAGTGGTGGGGACTGCAGAACAAAGTCGAAAACTTTATACAAAAG caagaaaaaaggaTATTTACCAACTTCCACCGCCAGCTGTTCTGTTGGATTGACAAGTGGATTGAGCTGACTATGGAGGACATCAGGAGGATGGAGGATGAAACCCAGAAGGAGCTGGAAGCG ATGCGTAAGAAGGGTTCCGTTCGAGGCACTTTGGCTGCGGACGTCTAG
- the PITPNB gene encoding phosphatidylinositol transfer protein beta isoform isoform X1 translates to MVLIKEFRVVLPCSVQEYQVGQLYSVAEASKNETGGGEGIQVLKNEPYEQDGEKGQYTHKIYHLKSKVPGFVRMIAPEGSLVFHEKAWNAYPYCRTIVTNEYMKDDFFIKIETWHKPDLGTTENVHNLDPNTWKSVEVVHIDIADRTQVEPGDYKADEDPALFQSVKTKRGPLGPNWKKELATDEECPKMCAYKLVTIKFKWWGLQNKVENFIQKQEKRIFTNFHRQLFCWIDKWIELTMEDIRRMEDETQKELEALRNQGQVRGTSAANDE, encoded by the exons ATGGTGCTGATCAAGGAGTT cCGAGTGGTTTTACCTTGCTCAGTGCAAGAG tatCAAGTTGGGCAACTTTACTCTGTGGCAGAAGCTAGCAAAAACGAAACAGGAGGCGGGGAAGGAATTCAAGTCTTAAAAAACGAGCCTTATGAACAGGATGGCGAGAAGGGACAATATACTCACAAAATCTATCACTTAAAGAG taAAGTCCCTGGGTTTGTAAGGATGATTGCTCCAGAAGGCTCCCTGGTGTTCCACGAGAAGGCCTGGAATGCATATCCCTACTGTAGAACAA TTGTGACA AATGAATACATGAAAGATGACTTCTTCATAAAAATTGAGACCTGGCATAAACCAGATTTGGGAACAACAGAGAAC gtgCACAATTTAGATCCAAACACGTGGAAGAGTGTTGAGGTTGTCCACATTGACATTGCAGATAGAACTCAAGTAGAACCAGGA GACTACAAAGCTGATGAAGATCCTGCATTATTCCAGTCAGTTAAGACGAAGAGAGGACCTCTGGGGCCGAACTGGAAG AAGGAGTTAGCAACCGATGAGGAGTGTCCCAAAATGTGTGCTTATAAATTGGTGACCATCAAATTTAAGTGGTGGGGACTGCAGAACAAAGTCGAAAACTTTATACAAAAG caagaaaaaaggaTATTTACCAACTTCCACCGCCAGCTGTTCTGTTGGATTGACAAGTGGATTGAGCTGACTATGGAGGACATCAGGAGGATGGAGGATGAAACCCAGAAGGAGCTGGAAGCG CTGCGTAACCAAGGCCAAGTGAGAGGAACGAGTGCTGCCAATGACGAGTGA